One stretch of Roseimicrobium sp. ORNL1 DNA includes these proteins:
- a CDS encoding GNAT family N-acetyltransferase — MKHLSPTSDAARALASGRYRIRKLDTAGLAAVPIPWMREAGWNPGLHDAETFITADPDGFLVGELDGQPIATVSGVRYDDTFGFLGCYIVQEPFRGLGYGMAIHEAARRHLEGCTQGGDGVLENVEKYKQIGRVYAYRNARYEGVKQTPDWKPGTPLSDVREVPWEKIEALDRACFPAPRSAFLKTWIHQADAFALAAAGADSAAEGYGVIRKCYSGWKIGPLFAKDAETAENLFRGLVDRIPVGDAFVLDIAEPNAAARDLVARYGMREVFATARMYTGPFPQVNLDWVYGVTTFELG, encoded by the coding sequence ATGAAGCACCTCTCTCCCACCTCCGACGCTGCACGCGCTCTCGCCTCTGGCCGTTATCGCATCCGCAAGCTGGATACTGCTGGCCTGGCAGCCGTGCCCATACCCTGGATGCGTGAGGCTGGCTGGAATCCCGGCCTGCATGATGCGGAGACCTTCATCACTGCCGACCCTGATGGCTTCCTGGTCGGTGAACTCGATGGCCAGCCCATCGCCACGGTCAGTGGTGTGCGCTATGATGACACCTTCGGCTTCCTTGGTTGCTACATTGTGCAGGAGCCCTTTCGAGGCCTGGGCTACGGCATGGCCATCCATGAAGCCGCGCGACGACATCTGGAAGGCTGCACCCAGGGTGGTGACGGTGTGCTGGAGAACGTGGAGAAATACAAACAAATCGGCCGCGTGTATGCCTACCGCAATGCGCGATACGAGGGCGTGAAGCAAACTCCTGACTGGAAGCCGGGCACGCCATTGAGCGACGTGCGCGAAGTGCCTTGGGAGAAAATCGAAGCACTGGATCGCGCGTGCTTCCCGGCGCCACGCAGTGCGTTCCTCAAGACATGGATCCACCAGGCCGATGCCTTTGCGCTCGCGGCAGCAGGTGCTGATTCGGCCGCAGAAGGATACGGCGTCATTCGCAAATGCTACAGTGGCTGGAAGATTGGTCCCCTCTTTGCGAAGGACGCCGAGACCGCAGAAAATCTGTTCCGCGGATTGGTGGATCGCATTCCTGTCGGAGATGCCTTTGTGCTGGATATCGCCGAGCCGAATGCAGCTGCCAGGGATCTCGTGGCCCGCTATGGCATGCGCGAGGTCTTCGCCACCGCACGCATGTACACGGGCCCTTTTCCCCAGGTCAATCTGGATTGGGTGTATGGCGTGACGACCTTTGAGCTGGGGTGA